From a region of the Micropterus dolomieu isolate WLL.071019.BEF.003 ecotype Adirondacks linkage group LG21, ASM2129224v1, whole genome shotgun sequence genome:
- the fem1c gene encoding protein fem-1 homolog C → MDLKTAVFNAARDGKLRLLQKLLENKDGHEVTKLMGEKTNGATPLLMASRYGHLDLVEYLLEICSAPVEVGGSVNFDGETIEGAPPLWAASAAGHLKVVQSLLGHGASVNSTTLTNSTPLRAACFDGHLDIVKYLVEHKADLEVANRHGHTCLMISCYKGHKDIAQYLLEKGADVNRKSVKGNTALHDCAESGSLEIMRMLLQYGASMEQDGYGMTPLLSASVTGHTNIVDDLTTHHQTSHMERIDALELLGATFVDKKRDLLGALKYWKRAMDLRYMDNNVVHKPEPKQLVMAYDYAREVTNAEELDGLISDPDEMRMQALLIRERILGPQHPDTSYYIRYRGAVYADSGNFERCINLWKYALDMQQSNLDPLSPMTASSLLSFAELFSFMLQDRAKGLLGTSVSFEDLMGILSKSVLEIERAVKQNGPMPPDPAQLSKALSIILHLICLLEKVPCTTEQDHFKKETIYRFLKLQPCGKNGYSPLHLAVDRNTTCVGRYPVCKFPSLTVASILLECGADVNCRDQDDNSPLHIAASNGHPDIMNLLISCGTHFDSTNAFKQTACDLLDEKELSRNVIQPINHTTLQCLAARAIIKHSLDYRGNIPEKLEAFVLLHR, encoded by the exons ATGGATTTAAAGACGGCCGTTTTTAACGCAGCCCGGGACGGTAAGCTCCGGCTGCTGCAGAAACTGTTGGAGAACAAAGATGGACACGAGGTGACCAAGTTGATGGGTGAGAAGACTAACGGAGCCACCCCGCTCCTGATGGCTTCCCGGTACGGCCACCTGGACTTGGTAGAGTATCTGCTGGAGATCTGCAGTGCGCCTGTTGAGGTCGGTGGGTCAGTGAACTTTGACGGGGAGACCATCGAGGGAGCGCCCCCTCTCTGGGCCGCCTCGGCGGCGGGGCACCTGAAGGTGGTCCAGTCCCTGCTGGGCCACGGAGCTTCTGTCAACAGCACGACCCTGACCAACTCCACACCCCTGAGGGCGGCCTGCTTTGACGGCCACCTGGACATTGTGAAATACCTGGTGGAGCACAAAGCTGACCTGGAGGTGGCTAACAGACACGGCCACACGTGCCTCATGATTTCCTGCTACAAGGGACACAAAGATATAGCGCAGTACCTGTTGGAGAAAGGTGCAGATGTCAACAGAAAAAGTGTTAAAG GCAACACGGCGCTTCATGACTGTGCAGAGTCGGGCAGTCTGGAGATCATGCGAATGTTACTGCAGTATGGAGCGTCCATGGAGCAGGACGGCTACGGCATGACACCCCTGCTCTCTGCCAGCGTCACAGGCCACACGAACATTGTAGATGACCTGACGACGCACCATCAG ACGAGCCACATGGAACGCATCGATGCCCTGGAGCTCCTCGGAGCCACGTTTGTTGACAAGAAGAGAGATCTGCTTGGAGCTTTAAAATACTGGAAGAGAGCCATGGACCTCAGGTACATGGACAACAACGTTGTCCATAAACCAGAACCCAAGCAGCTGGTCATGGCATACGACTACGCCAGGGAG GTAACAAACGCAGAAGAGCTGGACGGGCTGATATCCGACCCGGATGAAATGCGCATGCAGGCACTGCTCATCCGCGAGCGAATCCTCGGCCCACAACATCCAGACACGTCTTACTACATCCGTTACCGAGGTGCTGTCTATGCCGACTCTGGGAACTTTGAGCGCTGTATCAATCTGTGGAAGTACGCGTTGGACATGCAGCAGAGCAACCTGGACCCCCTGAGCCCCATGACCGCTTCCAGCCTGCTGTCGTTCGCTGAGCTCTTCTCCTTCATGCTGCAGGATCGGGCCAAGGGGCTACTGGGGACATCGGTGTCATTTGAGGACTTGATGGGGATCCTTTCCAAGAGTGTGTTGGAGATTGAGCGGGCCGTTAAACAAAATGGACCGATGCCTCCAGACCCTGCCCAGCTCAGCAAGGCCCTGTCAATCATCCTGCACCTCATTTGTCTTTTGGAGAAAGTGCCATGTACTACAGAGCAGGACCACTTCAAGAAGGAAACCATCTATAG ATTCCTGAAGCTCCAGCCGTGTGGTAAGAACGGCTACAGTCCACTACACCTGGCAGTCGACCGCAACACCACCTGTGTGGGCCGCTATCCCGTCTGCAAGTTCCCCTCCCTCACAGTCGCTTCCATCCTTCTTGAATGTGGGGCAGATGTGAACTGCCGCGATCAAGATGACAACAG TCCCCTTCATATAGCCGCATCCAATGGTCACCCCGACATCATGAACCTGCTGATTTCATGCGGAACTCACTTTGACAGCACCAACGCCTTCAAACAAACAGCCTGTGACCTCCTGGACGAGAAGGAGCTGTCCAGGAATGTCATCCAGCCCATAAACCACACCACGCTGCAGTGCCTAGCCGCCAGGGCCATCATCAAGCACAGCCTCGACTACCGGGGAAACATCCCCGAGAAACTAGAGGCCTTCGTCCTGCTCCACAGATAA